The sequence below is a genomic window from Microbacterium sp. SORGH_AS_0888.
CGCTCGGCCAGCTCGAGCTGCAGGGCGATGACCTACCTCATCGCAGGATTCCAGAGCCTCGTCGCCGAGGTGCCGACGCTCGTGCAGCCGCTCATCGTCGCGCTCGCCGGGGCGGTGCCGTTCATCGAGGGCGAGGGGGCGGCGCTCATCGGCATCGTCGGTGGCATCCACCCGGTCGTCGCCGCGGTGAGCGCCGCGGCGGGCAACGTCGCCTGCGTGACCCTGCTCGTCCTCCTCGGCGCCGGGGTCCGACAGGCGGTGACGACCAGGCGCGTCGCGTCCGCGGGCGGAGCCGTCGCCGTGGAGCCGTCGCGTCGCCGCGAGAGGTTCCAGCGCGCGTTCGTGCGCTACGGCGTCCCGGGCGTGAGCCTGCTCGGGCCGCTGCTGCTGCCGACCCAGTTCACCTCGGTGATGCTGGCCGGCGCGGGGGTCGCCAAGGGGCGCATCCTGCTGTGGCAGACCGTCGCGATCGTGATGTGGACCACCATCGCGACGGTCGTCGTCTCCGGGGCGGGCACCCTTGCGCGTCTCTCCTAGCCGTCCGCAGGCATCACGTCTCGACGGCGGTTCTCCTCGCCGGCGTGGCCGGAGCCGTCCGTGCCGGCTGCCGTTCACCAGCGGCGGGTGAACGGCAGCGGTTTCCGCATCCGGATCAGCAGCAGCAGCGGGAAGACGATATAGGGCAGGTTGAACGCCAGGAACACCGGGATGTTCGGTGTCGCCTCGCCGGGGCCGCCGAAGAACTCGACCCCGAAGATCGGGATGCCGGTCAGGGCGATGATCATGGTCGCGTAGATGACGCTCGGCAGCTGGATCCCGTTCCAGCCGCGCACGATCGAGATGATCAGCAGCACGTAGAACACGACGTACACGAACGCCGACGTCCCGCTGATGAACCGCAGCCACAGCGGATGCGACTGGTACAGCGGGTCGAAGTTGCTCGCGTACCAGTAGTTCCACTGCACGAGCACGTTCGGCGAGTCGGCGACCTGGTCGAGACCGAGTCCCTCGACGGAGTCGCTGATGATGCACGTCACGATGAACAGCGAGAAGACCACGAGGAACACGATGTCCATGGGCCGCTGCTTGAGCGGAAGGTTCACGACCTGCGGAGGGGCGGTGACGGTCATGGCCCGAACCTACTCCTTCGCCCGGGTCGCCCGACCCGCATCCCACCGCAGCAGGACGGCGGCCAGCGTGGCGGAGACGACCGTGCCGATGAGCACCGCGGCCTTCGCGCCCGTCGTGTGCCCGCCGTCGGGGAACGAGAGCTCGGCGATCAGCAGCGACACCGTGAAGCCGATCCCGGTGAGAAGACCCACCGGCAGCAGGTCGCGCAGGCGGAGCCCCGCCGGAAGGCTCAGCGGAGCGAGTCGGGTCACGAGGGCCGTCGTGCCGAGGACGCCCACGAGCTTGCCGATGACGAGCCCGACGACGATCGCGAGCACGACCGGCTGGAGGATCACCCCGCCGTCTCCGGCGCCGACGAGGGTGACACCGGCGGCGAAGAAGGCGAACACCGGCAGCGCGAGGCCCGACGAGAACGGACGCACGGCGTGTTCGAGGTGCTCCGTGCGAGGTCGCGGCTCACCGTGCACGACGCGCGCGGGGACCGCGAACCCCAGCAGCACGCCCGCGATCGTCGAGTGGACACCGGACGCGTGCATGAACGTCCACGCGGCGATCGCGACCGGGATCAGGGCCCACCAGGGCGCCCGCCTGCCGCGCAGGATCACGGCGAACACCGCGACGCATGCGAGGGCGGCGGCGAGGGGGAGGATGCGGATCTCGCCGGTGTAGAACACGGCGATCACGATGATCGCGAGCAGATCGTCCACGACGGCGAGCGTCAGCAGGAACGTCCGCAGCGCGCGGGGCAGACCCCGGCCGAACACGGCCAGCACGGCGAGCGCGAACGCGATGTCGGTCGCCGTCGGGATCGCCCAGCCGTGCAGCGCCGCCGGGTCGCCGAAGCACACCACGACGAGCGTGAACAGGAGGGCCGGGGCGAGCATCCCTCCTGCCGCGGCGAGCACCGGAACCGCGGCCTGCCGGGGGTTGCGCAGGCTCCCCGCGACGATCTCCTGCTTCAGCTCGACGCCGACGACGAAGAAGAAGACCGCCAGCAGCCCGTCGGCCGCCCAGGTCGACAGGCTCAGGTCGAGGTGGAGCGCGGCGGGCCCGATGGTGAGCTCGGACAGCGCCGCGTATGCCTCGCGCCACGGCGAGTTCGCCCAGATCAGTGCGATCGCGGCGGCGCCGATCAGCAGCATCCCGCTCGTGGTCTCGGCCGTCACCCACCGGCGGATGCGGATGCGGGCGTCGCGGATGCGGCGGGACATGGATCAACCCCTCGGTCGGTGCGGCCCCGGCCGGGCGGGCCGAAGCGGTGTCGACCAGACTTCCCGACGCGCCCTCTCCAGTCTATCCGTCAGGTCGCGTGCGCTCAGCAGCGCCCGCTCTCGACCGCCGGGTCGAGGCCGGAGGTCGTTCCCGTGATCGAGTCGACCATGCGCACGGCGGGAGCCCAGTACGGCGCGTAATGGTCGGCATCCTGGTTGATCTGCACGCGGTGCGCGACGAGCGTGGGCGCGACCGTGTCGCGATCGGGAACCCGGTCGACCAGGGCCCGGTAGAAGAGCGTCGCCGCCGTGTACGGGTCGAGGCGCTCGTCGCGCGTGCCCCAGTTGTCCTGCTGCTGGAAGAGCCCGATCGAGGTGGTCCGGGAGCCGTCGGGGTTCGTGACGCCGCGGGTCTCCCAGTCGCCGTAGTCGAGGTTGCGCAGCGACGACTCGCCCATGGCGGTCATGACGGCGATCGTCTGGTCCCGCACCGTGAGGCCGAGGTCGCGGCCGGCCGAGACGATGGTCGTCGCGTTGGCGACCTGCTCCGTGTCGAGCTCGCTCGCGGCGATCGTGTCGATCCGGCAGGTGTCGAAGAGGGCGACGGCGTTGCCGACCAGAGCGATGACTCCGGCGATCACGAGGGTCGGCACGATCACGAGCGCGGCGACCGCGATCCGTCGCCGCCGCATCCGTCGCCGCTCCGCGATCGTGCGACGGCGGGGCCTGCGCCGCGGGGGTGTGCGGCGGGAGGATGCCGTGGCCACCATGCCGTGCATTGTGTCACGCGCAGTCGAGCGGAACCCGTGCGCCGTGCGGTCGTACGATGGCGTCATGCCTGAGGACTACGCCGCGCTCGTCGCCCACGTGCGCGACACGCAGACCATCACGATCGTGACGACCCGTAGCGACGGGACCCCGGTCGCCGCGCCGATCTGGGCGGTGGTCGTGGACGGCGTGCCGTATGTCCGTGCGGCCTACGGGGGCCGCACGTCGTGGTTCGCCCGTGCCGTGAGCGGCCGTCCGGTCACGGTCTCGCTCGCCGACGGCTCGGTCGCCGAGCGCGACCGGGAGGCCGCGCTGGAGGACCCGCAGGTGATGGTCGCCGTCCGGCACTTGGAGGCCACGGGTCCCGTGCAGGACGAGGTCACCGCCGCCTACGAGGCGAAGTACCTTCCGACCTCACCCGAGAACGTGCCGTCGGTGACCGACGAGGCGGCCGTCGCCCGCACCCTCGCCCTCCTCCCGCCGGCCGACTGACCGCCCGGTCCGTCTCGCCGCCTCAGGCCGCGGGCAGCCAGGCCTCCAGACGCGGATACACGCGCCGGGCGTTTCCCTCGAAGATCTCCGCGCGGGCGCGGAGGTCTGCGACCGCCGCCTCGATGTAGGTCTTGGTGTCGTCCCAGTGACGTCCGGTCGCGGGGTTCACGCCGCGGACGGCGCCGATCATCTCGGAGCCGAACAGGATCTGCGAGGTCGGCACGACCTCCAGGAGCAGGTCGATGCCCGGCTGGTGGTAGACGCACGTGTCGAACCACAGGTGCGACAGGGTGCCCTCGACATCCCAGCCGTTGTCCTGGGCCATGCCCTGGAAGCGTCCCCAGTGATACGGCGCGGCGCCGCCGCCGTGCGGGAGGATGAGCCGCAGGCTCTCGCGGCGGGCGAGGAACCCCGAGGTGAGGGCCTGCATGAAGGCGGTCGTGTCGGCGGCCAGGTAGTAGGCCCCGGTCGTATGGACGGCCGCCAGTGCGGAGGTGCTCACGTGCACCATGCCGGGCACGTCCAGCCGCTCCATCTCGTCCCACAGCGGCGTCCAGTAGTCGTCGCCGAGGGCGGGGCCCGACCACGACCCTCCCGTGGGATCGGGGTTCACGTTGCAGCCGATGAACCCGAGCTCCTCGACGCAGCGGCGCAGCTCGTCGACCGAGGCGCGCAGGCCGGCGCCCGGGCTCTGCGGCAGCTGTGCGACCGGGGCGAACTTTCCCGGGAACAGTGTGCACACCCGGTGCACGAGGTCGTTCTGGCGGCGCGTCCACTCGCGCGAGGTGTCGGCGTCGCCGATGTGGTGGCCCATCCAGCTCGCGCGGGGAGAGAAGATCGTGAGGTCGGTGCCGCGTTCCCGCTGCTGGGCGAGCTGGGCGCCCGAGACGGCCTCGATCAGCTCGTCGTCGGTCACGTCGTATTCGCGGGCCGCGACCGCGGCGACCGCCTCCGCCGTGTCGGCGGCCAGCTGCGCCTCCCGCCAGGCGGCGACGCCCGGGGGTGTGGTCGTGAAGTGGCCGTGGCAGTCGATGATC
It includes:
- a CDS encoding amidohydrolase family protein, yielding MIIDCHGHFTTTPPGVAAWREAQLAADTAEAVAAVAAREYDVTDDELIEAVSGAQLAQQRERGTDLTIFSPRASWMGHHIGDADTSREWTRRQNDLVHRVCTLFPGKFAPVAQLPQSPGAGLRASVDELRRCVEELGFIGCNVNPDPTGGSWSGPALGDDYWTPLWDEMERLDVPGMVHVSTSALAAVHTTGAYYLAADTTAFMQALTSGFLARRESLRLILPHGGGAAPYHWGRFQGMAQDNGWDVEGTLSHLWFDTCVYHQPGIDLLLEVVPTSQILFGSEMIGAVRGVNPATGRHWDDTKTYIEAAVADLRARAEIFEGNARRVYPRLEAWLPAA
- a CDS encoding DUF2255 family protein, with protein sequence MPEDYAALVAHVRDTQTITIVTTRSDGTPVAAPIWAVVVDGVPYVRAAYGGRTSWFARAVSGRPVTVSLADGSVAERDREAALEDPQVMVAVRHLEATGPVQDEVTAAYEAKYLPTSPENVPSVTDEAAVARTLALLPPAD
- the nhaA gene encoding Na+/H+ antiporter NhaA — encoded protein: MSRRIRDARIRIRRWVTAETTSGMLLIGAAAIALIWANSPWREAYAALSELTIGPAALHLDLSLSTWAADGLLAVFFFVVGVELKQEIVAGSLRNPRQAAVPVLAAAGGMLAPALLFTLVVVCFGDPAALHGWAIPTATDIAFALAVLAVFGRGLPRALRTFLLTLAVVDDLLAIIVIAVFYTGEIRILPLAAALACVAVFAVILRGRRAPWWALIPVAIAAWTFMHASGVHSTIAGVLLGFAVPARVVHGEPRPRTEHLEHAVRPFSSGLALPVFAFFAAGVTLVGAGDGGVILQPVVLAIVVGLVIGKLVGVLGTTALVTRLAPLSLPAGLRLRDLLPVGLLTGIGFTVSLLIAELSFPDGGHTTGAKAAVLIGTVVSATLAAVLLRWDAGRATRAKE
- a CDS encoding small multidrug efflux protein; translated protein: MTYLIAGFQSLVAEVPTLVQPLIVALAGAVPFIEGEGAALIGIVGGIHPVVAAVSAAAGNVACVTLLVLLGAGVRQAVTTRRVASAGGAVAVEPSRRRERFQRAFVRYGVPGVSLLGPLLLPTQFTSVMLAGAGVAKGRILLWQTVAIVMWTTIATVVVSGAGTLARLS
- a CDS encoding emopamil-binding family protein; this translates as MTVTAPPQVVNLPLKQRPMDIVFLVVFSLFIVTCIISDSVEGLGLDQVADSPNVLVQWNYWYASNFDPLYQSHPLWLRFISGTSAFVYVVFYVLLIISIVRGWNGIQLPSVIYATMIIALTGIPIFGVEFFGGPGEATPNIPVFLAFNLPYIVFPLLLLIRMRKPLPFTRRW
- a CDS encoding peptidase M23, encoding MVATASSRRTPPRRRPRRRTIAERRRMRRRRIAVAALVIVPTLVIAGVIALVGNAVALFDTCRIDTIAASELDTEQVANATTIVSAGRDLGLTVRDQTIAVMTAMGESSLRNLDYGDWETRGVTNPDGSRTTSIGLFQQQDNWGTRDERLDPYTAATLFYRALVDRVPDRDTVAPTLVAHRVQINQDADHYAPYWAPAVRMVDSITGTTSGLDPAVESGRC